In Gouania willdenowi chromosome 24, fGouWil2.1, whole genome shotgun sequence, a single window of DNA contains:
- the LOC114458052 gene encoding proline-rich proteoglycan 2-like: MIQGALGHFPRPSSPPRQPRDPRLRGSNCPYIHTRESSKVLRTRRTPPSQQPPPQGTPSEIPAEEQRHCAGQSPSERLPESGPRVSRDQIPGQREPVQRQHWQHPRGDHLPLHPQTSKGRPPAAASADIQGHGQRCPPRKTPAKTGPASPPNLPASEGTPLGPGIPKNEHPGKSPLGGLPSSSE; this comes from the exons ATGATCCAAGGAGCCCTAGGCCACttcccacggccgagcagccccccaagACAACCCAGAGACCCCAGACTGAGAGGCAGCAACTGTCCttacatacacacccgagaaagctcCAAGGTGCTGAGGACCCGGCGCACTCCACCATCACAGCAACCCCCACCCCAAGGCACCCCGTCCGAGATCCCGGCGGAAGAGCAGAGGCACTGCGCCGGACAGTCACCCAGCGAACGTCTACCGGAGTCCGGGCCCAGAGTCAGCAGAGACCAGATCCCAGGCCAGAGGGAACCGGTCCAGAGGCAGCACTGGCA ACATCCAAGGGGCGACCACCTGCCGCTGCATCCGCAGACATCCAAGGGGCGACCACCTGCCGCTGCATCCGCAGACATCCAAGGGCACGGTCAGCGCTGCCCGCCCCGTAAGACCCCCGCCAAAACCGGACCAGCCAGCCCACCGAACCTGCCAGCCTCCGAGGGCACCCCACTCGGACCGGGAATCCCCAAGAACGAGCATCCGGGCAAGAGCCCCCTGGGAGGGCTGCCATCCAGCAGTGAGTAG